TGACTGTGACCGCCACCCCCTACCGTTGCATCCAAATAATGCCCACCTGGACGCACTGCCAAACCTTCAATTAACTCTCGACTCAACACTGGCACATGAACAAAAGGCTGTGCCTCGCTCCCCTCGATCCCAAGCTCCATATAATTAAAGAAGTGCAACAAATTTAAACATCAAGTAAAAACTTATAGTGCCAACCCTTTCCAACTACCTCGCCCCTCGCCCTACTCTTCGAGAAGCCGCTTGCGCGTCTACGCCCCTCGCCCCTCTAACTTAGTGGTTCAATTTTAAATCTTATAAACAGGAGATTACCTCACCTATGTCAAGGATAGAAACCAGAACTGAACCCATGGTCCTCAACATGGGTCCGCACCATCCCTCCATGCATGGCGTACTGCGGCTAATCGTCACTCTGGATGGGGAAGATGTAGTAGATTGCGAACCAGTCATCGGCTACCTGCACCGGGGGATGGAAAAAATAGCCGAGAACCGTACCAATATCATGTACGTCCCCTACGTCAGTCGCTGGGACTATGCAGAGGGAATGTTCAACGAAGCTGTCACCGTTAATGCCCCAGAACAACTAGCTGATATTCCCGTTCCCAGACGCGCCAGCTACATCCGCGTCATCATGCTGGAATTGAACCGAATTGCCAATCACCTGCTGTGGTTGGGACCATTCTTAGCTGATGTTGGCGCTCAAACTCCCTTCTTCTACATCTTCCGAGAACGGGAGATGATTTACGACCTATGGGAAGCTGCCACTGGTTATCGCATGGTCAACAACAACTACTTCCGCATCGGTGGCGTTGCCGTGGATTTGCCCTACGGCTGGGTTGATAAGTGCGAAGACTTTTGTGACTACTTCTTAACTAAAGTAGACGAATACGAACGCCTAATCACCGACAACCCCATTTTCCGCCGTCGAGTTGAAGGCGTAGGCACCGTTAGCCGCGAAGATGCTATCAATTGGGGACTATCAGGTCCAATGTTACGCGCTTCCGGGGTGAAATGGGACTTGCGGAAGGTCGATCACTACGAATGCTATGACGACTTCGACTGGGAAGTACACTGGGAAACAGCGGGTGATTGTTTTGCCCGCTATGTTGTGCGGATTCGAGAAATGCGTGAATCTGTCAAGATTCTGCGGCAAGCGCTTAAAGGGCTACCTGGTGGTCCCTATGAAAACTTGGAAGCCAAGCGGATGGCAGCCGGACCCAAATCAGAGTGGAATGGCTTTGATTATCAATACATCGGTAAGAAAATTGCTCCCACGTTTAAGGTTCCCAAAGGAGAGCATTACGTCCGCGTTGAGAGCGGTAAAGGGGAGTTGGGAATTTATATCATTGGGGATGATAATGTCTTCCCTTGGCGCTGGAAGATTCGTGCTGCCGATTTCAACAACTTGCAGATCCTCCCCCACCTGCTACGTGGTGTGAAGGTTGCTGATATTGTGGTAATTCTGGGGAGTATTGACGTCATTATGGGGTCGGTAGACCGTTAGCAAGAAGAGTGAGTAGGGGCGGGTTTTATCGACTTGTTTGTTGGCTCACAGATATGTCTAAGAAACCCGCCCGTACTCGCAAATTCCATGTCACAACCAGTAAATGATTGCAATCCGGCATTGTGTGAGGCGATCGCCCGTTGCATTGCTGAGAGTTCCCAGGGGCGAATTACGTTTACTAGCGCGGACATCAAACTTATCTGTGGTTAAAATAACCTATTTTACGACCCCGCAATCGAGGGTTATCGTTTTGTTGCTGGGCATTAACTTGCTCAGAAATTTGCTCGATCTGATTCCCATGACCTACAGCACCCGCTGTTTGATTAACACCTTGAAAAGAATCTTGTAAATCTTTTGCTTTCCAAGAACCTCTATTCTTTTGCTGGACATTAACTTGAATGCTGTATTGATTAACCTGGTTGTAATCACCTACAACAGCAGATGTTTGGTTAGTGACTTGAGTACTCGTCTGCTCAGCGCGAGTTGGTAAGGAAGTAACTCCCAAAACAGCAATAGACAAAAGGCTAGCCACCCAAGTTTGCTTCAACATGCTTTTTAAGCCTCCAATCAATATTGATCAATTTCAAGCTTGAGAGAGTTCAGTGATTTGAATCTGGAGCGGCAAAACGAGCCGCTGGGTTATAAACATCTACCTTCACTTCCACTGGAATTGCGACAGTTGGTCCTGATATGCCAGTTACAGAACCCCTACCACCTACTAGTCGATGACTACTGGTTCTTTGTTGCTTCAGTTTATCCCCATTGCCAACATAAACTTGGGTACTGGTGTGGGTGCTAGTGTTACCAACACACGCTCCTTGACTCTGCATATCGACATTATTGTCTTGCTGCGCTGGCTGCTTTGACCCATGAATTGCAGCTTGAACTGAGATATCAGCCATTACACACTGGGCAGCCGCAGACTCAATTGAGAAAGGCGCTACTGTAAGAAAACTAGAAAGAGATAGCAAGCTGAGTGAAAAAAATTGCCAGTTCATGTTAATTGCCTTCACTAAAAATTCATTAGGTTTGTGCTATTGACACACAGTTGTAGAGCTAGAACTCATAGTTTGGGCAATGCTGCTACCTGAAATAATTCTCTGGGTACTTTGGTAGGTATAGCCATTCGACCTACAACTGCCTTGAGAATGGCGATAATTACGGGTGATATTCCAGTTTCGTCGGGAAGAATCAGGCAATCTGCGCCACAGGTTATAACCAGAGAGCGGTCTCCCTCTGGTTTGAATATTAATCCCACTGTCTGTTCCCACTCTGACTCTAGTAGTCTGAGTCTGAATGTTAATGTCACCTGCGCTGGCTACTTGAGGTGACAACAGTAAAGCAGAAAAAACGAGACAATAAATTGTTTTTTTGACGTTCATCTGACCTAGCTCCCCTATTTAATAAAGAGCCAATTTTAAACTAACTTCATCAACTCTTTGATCTAGTTTTGGCAAAGAGTATTACTAATACCCTTTGGTTTGATTACTGCTAGCTTTCGAAAGCTAAAACTTCCTCTGCATGAAACTTTCAAAATCCAAAATGGTACAAGCTCTATGTGCAGTAAAGTACCCAAGCACTTTTGCTGTGCTTGGGCATCTTCTCTAGTAGCGGTAACTAGGGTGATAGCGATAAGAGTTGTTTTGTTGTTGAATGGTAAGTTGTTCGCTAGTTTGTCTAATGCGATTACCACGACCTACAGCTCCTGCTGCTTGTTTAGCGTCTTGGATAGCTTCTTGTCTTTCTGTCTTATATTTTTCAGCTACTCCATACTTTCCAACTTGTTCTTGGGTACTTATTTGGCTGCTTTCTTGACCAATGTAGTTATATTCGCCTACAGCAGCAGCTTCTTGATTGTTGAGTTGAACACTTGTTTGGTCTGCTCTAGCTGGTAAGGAGAAAAATCCTAAAGCAGCTACAGACACTAGGCTAAGCATGAAAGATTTTTTCAGCATTGTTTGTATCCTTCTGTATTACTCTATCTAGGGATAGAAAATCCAAGACCCTACTCGCTCAGTCGCTAGCAATCATTGTCGAAGATTTTACTCTGAACAAAATTTTATACAGCGGCAATTACTGTATTAACCTTGGTATTTATAATGACATTGACAGGAGAGACTTTTAGAAGGTTCCCAGTTTGCCAACATTTTTTATTGACTAAATTTTCCAGGTAATGTTCTAGACGTGTTGATATTGCGGCAGCTCAAACAATTGTTAGCGCCGTTTTCAGTGGGACATTTTTACACGGATGGTTGGGGGGCTTACTTGCGGTTACTCGAGGCGCAAAGTCACACTGTAGGTAAAACCAACACTCATTCATATTGAGTGCCAGCATTTAACCTTAAGAACTCGCATCAAACGTTTAGCCCGAAAAACAATCTGCTTTTCCAAATCGATTGCCATGCACGATATAGTTATTGGTTTATTCATTAATCGCTATGATTTTGGACCGGCAATCTAGCTGGCTCATCCACACGTCTAGAACATTACCCGTCCTAACCTCCTTGTGTAGTGCCATAATATAGACGGATTTAAGTGCTGGGTGTTTCTAGCTAAAGTAGGAATGAATACAATTGGTGATTCCCACCAGGTTATGATAAGAAATTTACTTATTAAACTACGGAGCTAAGGCTGTAAATAACGGGGCAAGGAGTTGAGATGAACTGGTGGCAACGACTCAAGAAAAATCCTCTAGCCCGATTTGGGGCTGTGTTGCTGTTAGTTTTTTATCTGGCAGTGATTGCAGCTGATTTTGTTGCCCCTTACGATCCTTATGAGTCTCAACCCAACGGCTCACTACTGCCACCAACGCCAATTTATTTGCATAATGCACAAGGGCAGTTTATAGGACCGCATATCTATCCCACAACGCAGGGAAAAACAGATTTGGAAACGGGCAATCGCGAATTGATCGTAGACCGCCAAAATCCCGCTTGGTTTCGCCTATTCACTAGAGGCTCAAGCTATCGGCTGTTTCGACTCAATTTGCCACTGCCTCCCACATTTGAAGAAGTGGAAATATTCAGCGGCATTCCCAGTAATTTGCACTTGTTTGGTACAACAGGCGAGGCGAGATTTAATCTCTTAGGAACTGATGAGCAAGGTCGCGATCAATTCAGTCGGCTGTTGCATGGAGGGCGAATTAGTCTCAGCATTGGTTTAGTGGGAATTGCCATTTCCTTTCCCCTGGGGATGATCGTCGGTGGAATATCTGGCTATTTTGGCGGCTGGACTGATAGCGTTGTAATGCGCTTGGTCGAAGTGTTAATGACCATTCCCAGCCTTTATCTCCTCGTTGCTTTAGCCGCTGTGTTACCGCCAGGACTAAGTAGTGCTCAGCGTTTTTTGCTAATTGTGCTGATTACTTCGTTTGTCGGTTGGGCTGGACTAGCACGGGTAATTCGGGGACAAGTTTTATCTATTAAAGAGCGAGAATTTGTCCAAGCAGCAAAAGCGATGGGCGGCAATTCGCTTTACATCATTCTCCGCCACGTTTTACCCCAAACAGCTACTTATATAATTATTTCGGCAACGCTGGCAGTTCCAGGCTTCATTGTGGCGGAGTCGGTGCTAAGTCTAATTGGTCTGGGGATTCAGCAACCTGACCCTTCTTGGGGAAATATGCTATCACTGGCGACTAATGCTTCAATTTTAGTGTTGCAACCGTGGCTGATTTGGCCTCCGGCGTTGTTGATTATCTTGACGGTGTTGGCTTTTAACTTACTAGGTGATGGGTTGCGGGATACGCTCGATCCGCGTAGTCTGCGCCGGTAGCCACTGATGAGCCAAAATGAACGCAAATAGGGCGATGCTTGCGGCGGCTTCGTCTACGCAGCTTACTAACAACTTTTATGCCAGAATTTTTAAACAACTTTTTTTCTACAAGACAGTTTATCCCGCATGGGCATTGTTACCTCTGGAAGCCTGGATTACTCTGGCTGCATGTTATGTCGGATTCACTCATTGCATTTGCCTATTATTCGATTCCGATCATGCTGGTCTATTTCGTTCGTAGGAGGAGAGATGTACCCTTCGACTGGATATTCTTGATGTTTGGAGCATTCATCGTCGCCTGTGGCACAACCCATGTAATGGAGATTTGGACGCTTTGGCATCCTAGCTATTGGCTATCAGGGTCGCTCAAAGGCATTACTGCTTTTGTCTCTGTATATACCGCTGTGGAACTGGTGCCGTTGATTCCTAAAGCACTGGTCTTGCCAAGTCCGGCACAACTAGAGGCAGCGAACATGGCATTGCAAAACGAGATAGCCGAACGCAAGCAGGCGCTTGAGGCACTCCGCGAGAGTGAATCTACCCTTCGCAGCTTCTTTGACAGTGCTTCAATGATGATGGGAATTGTTGAGTTGGTAGACGATGATATCCTGCATATTTCTGATAATGCCACCACAGCCCAATTCTTCGCTCTCACCCCAGAGCGGATGCATAGGCGGCGGGCAAGTGAAATGGGTGTCCCACAAGAGCATATCCGGCAGTGGATTCATCATTTTTGCGAGGCAGAATGCAGCCAATCGCCTGTCCGGTTTGACTATCCTCATGCTACCGCTGATAGTGATCGGTGGCTGTCAGCTACAGTCTGCTCAATTGCAGTCAGTTCTGGTAGTAGTCCAAGATTTGCTTACATTGTTGAGGACATCACAGACCGCAAACTGGCTGAGGAACAGATTCAGACACTGAACATCCAACTGGAACAACGAGTCATCAAGCGCACAGCACAGTTGGAGGCGGCTAACCAGGTCAAGGATGAATTGCTAGTGCGAGAGCAAACGCTACGCCAGCAAGTTACCAACATCCTCGAAAGCATTTCTGATGCCTTCTTTGCCTTAGACAACGAGTGGCGATTTACCTACTTAAACCACAAGGCAGAGCAACTGTTGCACAGAACCAAGAACGAACTCCTTGGTAAAAATATTTGGCAGGAGTTTCCAATTCTCAATGGAAAGCTTAACAACGAGTGCCACAGAGCAGTAGCAGAAAATGTTACTATTCGCTTGGAAGAATTCTATCCGCCTCTTAACATCTGGTTGGAAGTCCGCGCCTATCCAGCTGCTAACGGTCTCTCAGCATATTTCCAAGATATCAGCGATCGCAAACGAGTAGAGCAGCAAATCAAAGAACTGAATCAAGAATTAGAGCAGCGTGTTGTCGAGCGCACAGGACAGCTTGAAGCTACCAACAAGGAACTCGAAGCGTTTTCCTATTCAGTTTCCCACGATTTAAGGGCACCACTGCGGAGTATTGATGGCTTTAGTCTGGCATTACTAGAACGCTATGCGGAGCAGTTGGATCAGAAAGGCAAACATTACTTAGAACGAGTGCGTGCCGCCAGTCAGCGGATGGGGCAATTGATTGACGATCTGCTGAATCTCTCACGATTGACACGTAGCGAGATAGATCTCCAGTCAGTTGATTTGACTCTCCTGGTGGAGGCGATCGCAGCAGAGCTACAGCAAACACAACCAGAACGTTCAGTCGAATTGCTCGTTGCTCCCGCAGTGGTGGCACAGGGAGATTTTAGGCTATTACAGGTAGCACTGGAAAATCTGCTCAACAATGCCTGGAAATTTACTTCAAACCAAGTACATCCGCGAATTGAATTTGGCACCATCGCCCAGCCAGATGGCACAACTGCCTATTTTGTCCGAGACAATGGCGCTGGTTTCGACATGGCATACGCTGACAAATTGTTTGGAGCCTTTCAGCGTCTGCACACTGAAAATGAGTTTCCTGGCACTGGGATTGGACTCGCAACAGTCCAACGTATTATCCATCGACACGGCGGTCGAATCTGGGCAGAAGGTGCAGTTGAGCAAGGGGCATCATTTTACTTCACCCTCTAACACCAGTAGAAATCAACTTAATTTTAATAGAAAGTTTGATATGAGTAAAAAAATCATTCTGCTAGTAGAAGACAATCGTGATGACGAAGAATTAGCTCTGATGGCATTCGAGCAAAGCGGAATTGTGAGCGAGGTAGTGGTAGTACGCGACGGCGCTGAAGCACTAGATTATGTGTTTGGGGCTGGGAGGCACGCTAACCGTGCTTTAAGTGAAATGCCAACCGTGATCCTGCTAGATTTGAAACTACCTAAAATAGATGGGTTAGAAGTGTTACGACGCCTGCGAGCGCACGAACAAACTCGCTTCCTACCTGTAGTTATTCTCACAACCTCTAAAGAAGAGCAAGACTTAATTAATAGCTATAGCCTGGGCTGCAACAGCTATGTGCGTAAACCTGTGGACTTCACTGAGTTTATAAGTACCGCCCGTCAACTAGGATTGTACTGGCTCCGCTTGAACGAAGCTCTAGCTGTATGAGGATTCGTTGTGAGTAAACTCTTACGTGTTTTGATAGTTGAGGACTCAGAAGACGATACTGAGTTGTTGGTAAACCAACTAGAACGCAGCGGTTATGACCCGATCTATCAGCGAGTAGATAACCCAGCTGCCATGAACACAGCTTTGCAGCAACAGTGGGATGTTGTGCTTGCCGATCATTCT
This window of the Chroococcidiopsis sp. CCMEE 29 genome carries:
- a CDS encoding response regulator, producing the protein MSKKIILLVEDNRDDEELALMAFEQSGIVSEVVVVRDGAEALDYVFGAGRHANRALSEMPTVILLDLKLPKIDGLEVLRRLRAHEQTRFLPVVILTTSKEEQDLINSYSLGCNSYVRKPVDFTEFISTARQLGLYWLRLNEALAV
- a CDS encoding ABC transporter permease: MNWWQRLKKNPLARFGAVLLLVFYLAVIAADFVAPYDPYESQPNGSLLPPTPIYLHNAQGQFIGPHIYPTTQGKTDLETGNRELIVDRQNPAWFRLFTRGSSYRLFRLNLPLPPTFEEVEIFSGIPSNLHLFGTTGEARFNLLGTDEQGRDQFSRLLHGGRISLSIGLVGIAISFPLGMIVGGISGYFGGWTDSVVMRLVEVLMTIPSLYLLVALAAVLPPGLSSAQRFLLIVLITSFVGWAGLARVIRGQVLSIKEREFVQAAKAMGGNSLYIILRHVLPQTATYIIISATLAVPGFIVAESVLSLIGLGIQQPDPSWGNMLSLATNASILVLQPWLIWPPALLIILTVLAFNLLGDGLRDTLDPRSLRR
- a CDS encoding NAD(P)H-quinone oxidoreductase subunit H: MSRIETRTEPMVLNMGPHHPSMHGVLRLIVTLDGEDVVDCEPVIGYLHRGMEKIAENRTNIMYVPYVSRWDYAEGMFNEAVTVNAPEQLADIPVPRRASYIRVIMLELNRIANHLLWLGPFLADVGAQTPFFYIFREREMIYDLWEAATGYRMVNNNYFRIGGVAVDLPYGWVDKCEDFCDYFLTKVDEYERLITDNPIFRRRVEGVGTVSREDAINWGLSGPMLRASGVKWDLRKVDHYECYDDFDWEVHWETAGDCFARYVVRIREMRESVKILRQALKGLPGGPYENLEAKRMAAGPKSEWNGFDYQYIGKKIAPTFKVPKGEHYVRVESGKGELGIYIIGDDNVFPWRWKIRAADFNNLQILPHLLRGVKVADIVVILGSIDVIMGSVDR
- a CDS encoding ATP-binding protein, which codes for MSDSLIAFAYYSIPIMLVYFVRRRRDVPFDWIFLMFGAFIVACGTTHVMEIWTLWHPSYWLSGSLKGITAFVSVYTAVELVPLIPKALVLPSPAQLEAANMALQNEIAERKQALEALRESESTLRSFFDSASMMMGIVELVDDDILHISDNATTAQFFALTPERMHRRRASEMGVPQEHIRQWIHHFCEAECSQSPVRFDYPHATADSDRWLSATVCSIAVSSGSSPRFAYIVEDITDRKLAEEQIQTLNIQLEQRVIKRTAQLEAANQVKDELLVREQTLRQQVTNILESISDAFFALDNEWRFTYLNHKAEQLLHRTKNELLGKNIWQEFPILNGKLNNECHRAVAENVTIRLEEFYPPLNIWLEVRAYPAANGLSAYFQDISDRKRVEQQIKELNQELEQRVVERTGQLEATNKELEAFSYSVSHDLRAPLRSIDGFSLALLERYAEQLDQKGKHYLERVRAASQRMGQLIDDLLNLSRLTRSEIDLQSVDLTLLVEAIAAELQQTQPERSVELLVAPAVVAQGDFRLLQVALENLLNNAWKFTSNQVHPRIEFGTIAQPDGTTAYFVRDNGAGFDMAYADKLFGAFQRLHTENEFPGTGIGLATVQRIIHRHGGRIWAEGAVEQGASFYFTL